One genomic region from Pecten maximus chromosome 5, xPecMax1.1, whole genome shotgun sequence encodes:
- the LOC117327140 gene encoding citramalyl-CoA lyase, mitochondrial-like isoform X1 encodes MKGTLNFKRMLSLTRHLQKYKIHCLSYSQLNHRWLQQIHKVGHGRQLSSCADTMVSNVYTPRRAVLYVPGSDDRKLQKITGLDVDCAVMDCEDGVAINRKEEARHTIRKMLDELDFGRTECVVRVNSVDSGLMEEDLKVIFRADRMPQAIMLPKVNSPQEIYQFTENLKESLKGRIQKQKLQLITFVESAIGLINLTEIFRNTTELSNSEGLFDLAGVVFGSDDFCADIGASRTADATELMYARQKIVTCAKAFRLQAIDLVYINYKDLDGLEKQSLDGSNMGFTGKQVIHPGQIPVVQRAFSPSPDRVEWATQLLQAFSHHTQSGKGAFTFHGAMIDMPLVLQARNIVQLAEAIKS; translated from the exons ATGAAAGGGACTCTGAATTTCAAACGGATGTTGTCATTAACACGACatcttcaaaaatataaaatccaTTGCTTATCCTACAGTCAACTTAATCATCGCTGGCTCCAACAGATTCACAAAGTGGGCCATGGGAGACAACTCTCCAGTTGCGCAGATACAATGGTGTCCAATGTTTACACTCCTCGGAGAGCAGTGCTATATGTTCCAGGAAGCGATGACCGGAAACTCCAAAAGATCACCGGTCTTGATGTTGATTGTGCTGTGATGGATTGTGAGGATGGTGTGGCTATTAATAGAAAG GAGGAAGCTAGACACACTATAAGAAAGATGCTGGATGAACTGGACTTTGGCCGAACAGAATGTGTGGTCAGAGTCAACTCTGTGGACAGTGGTTTGATGGAGGAAGACCTCAAGGTCATATTCAGGGCTGACCGCATGCCTCAAGCTATCATGCTTCCCAAGGTCAACAGCCCACAAGAAATATACCAG TTCACAGAAAATTTGAAGGAATCATTAAAAGGCCGGATACAAAAGCAGAAGTTACAGTTAATAACCTTTGTGGAGAGCGCCATAGGTCTTATCAACCTGACTGAAATCTTCAGAAATACAACAGAACTTTCAAACTCTGAGGGACTCTTTGACCTAGCTGGCGTCGTTTTTGGGTCTGATGATTTTTGTGCAGATATTG GTGCGTCAAGAACTGCTGATGCCACAGAGCTGATGTATGCCCGACAGAAGATTGTTACGTGTGCCAAAGCGTTCAGACTACAGGCCATAGACCTTGTCTACATCAACTATAAAG ATCTAGATGGGCTGGAGAAACAGTCATTAGACGGATCAAATATGGGCTTTACAGGAAAGCAGGTGATTCACCCAGGTCAGATTCCTGTGGTCCAGAGGGCATTCTCTCCGAGTCCTGACCGTGTTGAGTGGGCCACGCAGCTCCTACAGGCCTTTTCTCATCATACTCAGTCTGGCAAG GGTGCATTTACCTTCCATGGGGCCATGATAGACATGCCCCTTGTTTTGCAGGCCAGAAACATTGTACAGCTCGCTGAGGCTATCAAGAGTTGA
- the LOC117327141 gene encoding uncharacterized protein LOC117327141 yields the protein MNYNERQSPQSKWDNQEAYYHWYPLLSIIASKELFGDQLSAVGRLLISVSVSHADFEVYDATGLTVTEMVASSIDDSVNSNNTACLNTIWTRDLRLMISANIADKKSKSSNISLSVQKEEDFSEIDSQNDRLGNKD from the exons ATGAATTACAACGAAAGACAGAGTCCGCAATCAAAATGGGATAATCAAGAGGCTTATTATCATTGGTACCCACTTTTATCAATTATTGCAAGCAAAGAATTGTTCGGTGACCAACTAAG cgctgtcggtcgactgctaatcagcgtatcggtcagtcacgctgattttGAAGTCTATGACGCCACAGGTTTAACAGTAACTGAAATGGTGGCCAGCAGTATAGacgacagtgtgaacagtaacaacacagcatgtctgaatacgatctggacacgagatttgaggttgatgaTTTcggcgaatattgccgacaagaagtcgAAATCCAGCAATATCAGTTTGAGCGTTcaaaaagaagaagattttaGTGAAATCGACTCTCaaaatgaccgcttgggtaACAAAGACTAA
- the LOC117327140 gene encoding citramalyl-CoA lyase, mitochondrial-like isoform X2, with protein MVSNVYTPRRAVLYVPGSDDRKLQKITGLDVDCAVMDCEDGVAINRKEEARHTIRKMLDELDFGRTECVVRVNSVDSGLMEEDLKVIFRADRMPQAIMLPKVNSPQEIYQFTENLKESLKGRIQKQKLQLITFVESAIGLINLTEIFRNTTELSNSEGLFDLAGVVFGSDDFCADIGASRTADATELMYARQKIVTCAKAFRLQAIDLVYINYKDLDGLEKQSLDGSNMGFTGKQVIHPGQIPVVQRAFSPSPDRVEWATQLLQAFSHHTQSGKGAFTFHGAMIDMPLVLQARNIVQLAEAIKS; from the exons ATGGTGTCCAATGTTTACACTCCTCGGAGAGCAGTGCTATATGTTCCAGGAAGCGATGACCGGAAACTCCAAAAGATCACCGGTCTTGATGTTGATTGTGCTGTGATGGATTGTGAGGATGGTGTGGCTATTAATAGAAAG GAGGAAGCTAGACACACTATAAGAAAGATGCTGGATGAACTGGACTTTGGCCGAACAGAATGTGTGGTCAGAGTCAACTCTGTGGACAGTGGTTTGATGGAGGAAGACCTCAAGGTCATATTCAGGGCTGACCGCATGCCTCAAGCTATCATGCTTCCCAAGGTCAACAGCCCACAAGAAATATACCAG TTCACAGAAAATTTGAAGGAATCATTAAAAGGCCGGATACAAAAGCAGAAGTTACAGTTAATAACCTTTGTGGAGAGCGCCATAGGTCTTATCAACCTGACTGAAATCTTCAGAAATACAACAGAACTTTCAAACTCTGAGGGACTCTTTGACCTAGCTGGCGTCGTTTTTGGGTCTGATGATTTTTGTGCAGATATTG GTGCGTCAAGAACTGCTGATGCCACAGAGCTGATGTATGCCCGACAGAAGATTGTTACGTGTGCCAAAGCGTTCAGACTACAGGCCATAGACCTTGTCTACATCAACTATAAAG ATCTAGATGGGCTGGAGAAACAGTCATTAGACGGATCAAATATGGGCTTTACAGGAAAGCAGGTGATTCACCCAGGTCAGATTCCTGTGGTCCAGAGGGCATTCTCTCCGAGTCCTGACCGTGTTGAGTGGGCCACGCAGCTCCTACAGGCCTTTTCTCATCATACTCAGTCTGGCAAG GGTGCATTTACCTTCCATGGGGCCATGATAGACATGCCCCTTGTTTTGCAGGCCAGAAACATTGTACAGCTCGCTGAGGCTATCAAGAGTTGA